The genomic stretch gggttttggtcatttttactataattaatggtcaattagataGAAAATTATATAGAGAGACTAAATTGTAAGTTTTGGCAAATTTCTTGGACAAAAATGTTTAACTTTAAAAATACGAGAATTAAGTTATAGATTTTACCAAATTTCAAAGGCTTTCActtaaaaatttatatacaagTCTATATAACAAGTACAATAATATGCGATACATATTAAAGATAAAATTGACaaaactaataataataaaaggagcATAACATTGATTTTCCTAATTTACATCTCTCAATCGAGGCCCATGATAGTTGCCCTTGCAATTCAGCAAATTTAAACCtacaatcaaattaaaaaaaaaaaaaaagtaaaacctACAACACAAATAATAAACAATAAATTAAGTGTCAACTGAGCAAAACGAGTgactaaaggaaaaagaaatctattaaaaaattaaaaaaaaaaaaatttttaaccgaaacataattttaatttttcatgtaaaaAGCAATTTctcaaaagaaaattgaaaaaaaaaagaattaataatttaatatgtgAATAATGTGTACACACaatcatttttttaattgaataacCATAAAGAAAAACAATTATTGTGTATTTTACTGActcaatttttctatttttaaaatgTATAAAGAATGATGAATTCATACTTTAGCTACTTTTAAaaaaacaagaaagaaaaagGCCATTTAAAAGTACCTCTGCAATAGTTATTCCTGGGAGACCCAAATCCTCAAAAGGCTTATCGCACCACATTAATTCCTCTACATATTCATCCTCATGATATATTAGACGAAGTCCACAATTCTTCACCTCTAACTGGTCAGAAAAAAATGACGCCTTAAGTTGATTACATCCTTTCAACTGATCTAGACAAGTTATGGAGCTAGGAGGCACAAAGCTAACCCAAAGTTGATCAGAAGTGACGCATAAATCTTGAGCGATTTCCATCTTAGAGCGACATAGAAACAAACTTTTTTCCGACGGCAAATTGTATGCATGCAAGTCACAGACAACAGTACAAGTATCCACTGAAGGAGGCTGATCATGATGGAATCTAAAACTCCAGATAAAAAGAATCCTGCCCATCCGTAATTCAACCAACAAGGAGGTAGCTGCAATTCTAATGAAGACCCCGAGCCTTGATTGTTGAACCACACAGGAACTTCACTTGAGGATAAACACAATGATATAAGGGTGTTTAAACTAAAGAGTCCCTGAGCCAAAATTATTACTTAAAAATTAACGTGTAGCTTTGCAGCAATGTTCTAAGGGAAAATAAAACTTTTTTGGTGGATGCATGTGTAATTGGATAGTTATTTAGTAGTTGAGTTGGTCCTGGAATGCACAAATTCTAAAGTTCTTTGGCAAGAAGTCAGAATGCACATAATGAAATTTGCTATGACCCACAAATATAACATAAAAAAGGAACAAATACATGATACAATATCATATGacacaaaaatatataatatctttaaaaataaaaagatagTGTATATATAAACTGAAAAatgtgacttttttttttttgaaaaatctaGGGCCCCCCAagatgtgtgtgtgtgagagagagagagagagagagagagagagagagagagagagagagagaatgagagacTGACCAGAGAGAGAGAGTTATGCACCAATAAGAAATGCAGGTAACTCATTAGCCTTGCAAGTGGCCTAAGATTTTGGCCTTGAATCTCAATCAACCTTACCCATTTTGTAAGAGTGAACGATGAAGTTCTTGAAGTGCTTGCTTCAAATGGATTTGGAATACTTTCCTGTGTAGTTAGACATTCCACACTAAGTTGTAAAATGGTTGATGAAAGATCACGCAAGGACTGAAGCTTCTTGCAATCAACGAAGTGAAGGTTTTCAAGTTTAAAATTTCTACTTATGCTTGTAGTTAGTGAAGTTTCCAAGCAAGGGCAACCCTCCATACCAAGAAGTTTGAGACCCGAAGGAAGATTATTTGGAAATGATCGAATTCTCTTACAATTGCTAAAACGAACAAGTAAGAGTTTAGAGAGTTGACTAATGCTTTCAGGCATGCTTACAAAATCATTTCCGCTTAGATCTAGAAATTCTAAAAATGGGAAACAACTTAGATCATAAGGAATCATTGCATCCGTAAGACCGCAATGACTTAGATTAAGTCTCCTAAGAATGCAAAAGCCTCTTAAAGAAGGCAACTCAAAGGACATGGCAGGTGTAGGTTTCTTAGGCATTGGCCACCAAGGGCAAAGACAATCCCATGGCTGAGCTAATGGCAATGATGTTGAACTGATTCCTGCTATTTCAAACACATCCACAGATGTCATATCCTCAATGTTATCTGGAATTTCTTCAAGATTTGAGCAGCCACTCAATATAAAAACTTTAAGAGAATTCAAATTACACAGGCTACTTGGAAGAGCTGTAAGGCTTTTGCAATTCCTCATGTTCAGTAAAACAAGCCTTTCTAGAAGTCCAATAGAATGGTGTACTTCAAGTAATCCTGTACAACATTCAAGTATCAACTCTTCAAGGTATGGGATCTCTCTAAAGTCAGGTGTCTTGATTAAATTTTTGGAGTAACTAAGATCAATTATCTTCAACAACTTTAAAGGCTGTAAAAGATAATGAAAGGAAATCAGAAAGAAACCGTAAAACCAGAGTAATAAACAGATATAAGGAGTTAATCATACATACTCTTACTCCCTTCCATAATTGTTCAATTCTGCTATAAGACAAATGGAGCTCAACAAGTTGATCTGGTTGAAAAGTTTGTGGCAAAGATTTGAAAGGATACCCACGCCATTCCAAGTACCTTAATTCATTGGAAAGATATTCAATGTCTTTGGAGAGTTTTAAATTGCGAAGTATGAGCAATCTGAGAGCTTTCATCTTCAAGAAGGCTTTAGAACTCATGTATCTGTCTCCTTGATCAAACATATAATCCAGGACTACACCTTCAATTAGATTTGTTCCCTAAAAAATCAAAGGCAACAATTAATGGTGAAAACAACTGAAAGACTTATAACATTTATAATGGAAGTTTATCAAATCAAATATAATTCTTAATATTGAGTAATACTAACCGTATCATTCATTAAGATGTGACAGACATCCTTATAAAGCCATAGTCTACTACGTCGTCCAGGCTCTTCTCGACATTCTCGATGAACAATTTCTTGACCCATTTCTTCAAGCAAATCATGCATCCACACACGGTTGTCTGAAATAGTTATGAGAGATTTATCGATAAGCTCCCTTATACCAATATCTGGGTATAATCCACCACTTTCCAGTACTTTCATCACATAAcgtatcatttttcctttgaaaAAGCATGCGATGtcaagaaatatttttttttgtatttcctccaatccatcaaaacttaTTTCAAGCTTACTTAGAATTTTTTCATTGGGAATTTCTTTCAACCTCTTCAATGCACTGTTCCATTCTTTCACAGATCTAGCATACAAGGAGGAACCCAAAAAATTAAGCGCTAATGGGAGGCCACCTGCATAGTTTACAGCTTTGTTGGATAGCTCCATGTAATCTTGTGGTGGACAATCTTTCTTAAAGGCTTTCAAGCAAAAGAGTTGAAGGGCTTCATGATGATTTAACTCCTCAACCCTATATATTTGATCTACTTCATGTTGGATCAACAAATGTTCATCCCTAGTCGTTATTATGATTCTACTTCCAACTCCAAACCAGTTTTCATCTTTTTTTCCAACTAATAATTCTAATTGCTCCAACTCATCAACATCATCAAGAATGACCAAAACCTTCTTCCGAGATAGCCTATTTTTTATGTGATAAACTCCATTGTATACATCATACACATCTATGTCTCTTTCCATCAATGTTGCACATAAAAGTCGTCTTTGTAAAGTGAACAAACCATATTTTCTTGAAGTTTCTCTAACATCCGCAAGAAAAGCACTACCCTCAAATTGGCATTGCATTTCCTTGTAGGTGACACTGGCAATAGTTGTTTTTCCAATGCCACCCATCCCACAAATACCTACCGTTTTGACATTATTTAGCTCATTTATATTGATACACAATCTCATTTTCTCTAATCGTGAATCCATTCCAACAAAATCCTTGGCTATGCTATGACTAAATCTTCCCAATTTGTTAAGTACATCTTTAGTGATATCCTGAATAAACTCTGACTCCTCCCTACAATATAAGAATATCCTATTATCATAAATAACACAATATTTTAAACatagaaataacattaaaaatatcaagtGTTCAATTTTGTTCATATCGCGCACACGAAAATTCTATAATATGCAAAGGGTATATTATAGAgagatataaataataaattcctACACAAATTGAGATATCAATAATAATAGGAAACATATAATAAGCATTTCATTGTACTCATATTCAATAATAGGAAACATAGTCTTTCCAAAACATTTTAAGTTTCTAGTCATGAGTTCTTCCAGTGGCACTTCTTCCTCAAATGATATTAAGGCTTTTTAGAGACATTTTATAAAATGTTcctaaatacaaaataattagaGATAATTTCAGACGTAACTAATTAAAGTTTTGAGAAACACAATAAAATTGTCTCTTAATAATAttttcatctcaaaatatttggtAGGAGAAGGAAAAGGAAGTGAGAAATTCTCTCCATTTTAAGGAATGATTTTAACAAAACGTTCAAAAAATTATCACTTTTTTTCTATGTAGCTAATTGTTTCATTTCTAATTTCTAATTTTTAGactaatttatttcaaaatattaatattgcttttataaattaatattaaaataaaatattaaattaaatattaatatattaaattaatattaccttaataaatatattcttttataaattaattttagtatatTTGCTTATATATTAGAAATatatcattttaatatttaattaacttGTCTAACTTACTCttaaatttcaattaatattatttagtttttagtggacaattaaattaatattatttaatttattgactATCAAAAAATATAGATAATAAATTTATACTTTTCATAATAATAGTTTAGAGTTATCTTTTAGAGAAACAAATATTACTATTGCATTTAccttgtcaaaaaaaaaaaataataatagtatTGCATTTACAATGTCACTAATCAATGACTGCCACATGTACTAATCATTTCATGCTATAAAA from Hevea brasiliensis isolate MT/VB/25A 57/8 unplaced genomic scaffold, ASM3005281v1 Scaf39, whole genome shotgun sequence encodes the following:
- the LOC110664149 gene encoding disease resistance protein RPV1, with product MALKAMKENSSSSSSSSSSSSSQQWKYDVFLSFRGEDTRKNFISHLCKEFRQKGIIIFKDDRELEKGKTISQELLKAIESSKISLVIFSKNYASSTWCLDELVKILEWKNSGNQIVLPIFYDVNPSEVRKQNGSFENDSEHYQQNDERVQRWRLAMTQVANLSGWNLQDREESEFIQDITKDVLNKLGRFSHSIAKDFVGMDSRLEKMRLCININELNNVKTVGICGMGGIGKTTIASVTYKEMQCQFEGSAFLADVRETSRKYGLFTLQRRLLCATLMERDIDVYDVYNGVYHIKNRLSRKKVLVILDDVDELEQLELLVGKKDENWFGVGSRIIITTRDEHLLIQHEVDQIYRVEELNHHEALQLFCLKAFKKDCPPQDYMELSNKAVNYAGGLPLALNFLGSSLYARSVKEWNSALKRLKEIPNEKILSKLEISFDGLEEIQKKIFLDIACFFKGKMIRYVMKVLESGGLYPDIGIRELIDKSLITISDNRVWMHDLLEEMGQEIVHRECREEPGRRSRLWLYKDVCHILMNDTGTNLIEGVVLDYMFDQGDRYMSSKAFLKMKALRLLILRNLKLSKDIEYLSNELRYLEWRGYPFKSLPQTFQPDQLVELHLSYSRIEQLWKGVRPLKLLKIIDLSYSKNLIKTPDFREIPYLEELILECCTGLLEVHHSIGLLERLVLLNMRNCKSLTALPSSLCNLNSLKVFILSGCSNLEEIPDNIEDMTSVDVFEIAGISSTSLPLAQPWDCLCPWWPMPKKPTPAMSFELPSLRGFCILRRLNLSHCGLTDAMIPYDLSCFPFLEFLDLSGNDFVSMPESISQLSKLLLVRFSNCKRIRSFPNNLPSGLKLLGMEGCPCLETSLTTSISRNFKLENLHFVDCKKLQSLRDLSSTILQLSVECLTTQESIPNPFEASTSRTSSFTLTKWPPSVDTCTVVCDLHAYNLPSEKSLFLCRSKMEIAQDLCVTSDQLWLEVKNCGLRLIYHEDEYVEELMWCDKPFEDLGLPGITIAEV